The Anguilla rostrata isolate EN2019 chromosome 2, ASM1855537v3, whole genome shotgun sequence genome contains the following window.
TGAGGAAAATAAACTTTGAGATGATAAGATATGAAGGAGTGTGGAGGATGAGAAATGAGAAGGCTCTGCCCGAGTCCTGCAAACAGCCTCCTGTTCCAGTAATGCGGGAGATATTAAGAAATTGgaatacacaacacacagaaaatatttgtttttgagaaCACGCCACACAGTCCAAACTGGATGTCACTTCTTCCACTGTACAGAGCAGCGGTTCTCGAACCATGGGTCCGGACCCGGTGGTGAATTGTTTAAGTGGCTCAGATGGGCTGTGAGATGCAGGTTGTGCACACTATAAACACCCTTCTAGACATTCATTCTCAGGACTGTTCAGAGACCTTCTCAGGAGCAGGTGCTCAAAGTCAGAAAATGGCACACCAACCTATAAAAGCTGTTTTACAATGGCCCAGTTattgtgcatatatattttatcaaaatgaatgaatgaaaattagtgacagcaacaataataatacaaatgttattttttatcaaatcaAAGGGGCACATTGGTCACTTGGGGAAAAAGGGGCAGGTGTTTGGGCACCCagagaccctcccccccctatGTACCAGTACTTATCAAACTGCCTGAGTGAACAAGTGTATAACGTGCTTTACAAATATTACAgctgttttatttccatatttgaaCATAGACAACACAAGAGTGAtgttaaacaaaaaagacaaatccTCCATATCCATACATTTCCAGATGGATTATCACCCAGTGGCAAGTCTAAGGGTATAGATATGGGTATAGAAAAGGTAAACCTTAGCTGCGGAAGAGGGAATTCAGGAATTTAGGAGGAAAATAATCTTTTACAAAGGGAAGCCTATTGGTATATTTGacacttcatttccttttgGAATGAATGAcgattttcatttctttatattttgatTCTTCATTAAGTCGACACACCAAACCAATTATTTATGATAATATTTTGAGAGGATTAAAAATATGCTTCCACTAAAGAGTAGGTGAAACAAATTTTGCTGCATTTTGGTTGCCGTAAAAGCCTTTGATTTATAGTTGCTGTTGTGATGATCTGATTAGTGTTACTTTCTTTAGTTACAGTgaaaattgttgtttgttaggttaGCATTAtgatttattgattattaatggtgatatcatatttttgtattcctgagtgTTACTCTGATGTTCTCTACTTCTGTCCGTCTCTCTAGGTAACAGCgactgctaagtgattgtaatgtaaatgtagtgtaattTACTGTAGTAGCCAGCCAAACTCCTGCTACACAAATGTTGTAGGAGGTGAGTGAGCAGATGTGGAGTGTCATTTTGTTCTGAGCGAGCTGGTAACCCTCCTGTCTGACACTTTCTTAGCAGCCTCATCGCCATGGCTGATACCAAGCCACCTGCGTCTGAACGCTTTTCCCCGTgcggccatcttggctctgGTGGGGCCATTGCTGATGACGACGATGATCTCGGGGTCCCGATTTTTCACCTTTCGAAGAGCCTGACGGACGTGGCGACAGACCCCCGAGACGGGGAGGAGGCGGCGAGGTGCAGGCCGGACCTGAGGAAGAGTGCCAGCAGCGCCGTGTGCCCGCAAGAGGCCCCCGAAACGCCGTGGACCCCAGAGCTAGCCTACCGGGGCGTCGCAGGGACACCGCCCCTGGGAAGCGCACCCATGTCCACAGCTGCTGCGAATCACCTCCGGCCATGCAAGGGGAGGGGCCTAGTGCCCGGTGGGCACCTCCCACAGACGGCATCCTCCAGCAGGGACCTCAGGGGAGAGCGGCAGGACCAGGCCCTGCAGAGGAGCCACTCGGTCTGCCTCCACGCAGCCAGAGAGGCCCGCAGCAGGGGGCTGGGCTCCTGCAGCGAGGCTGGCTTGACCTGCTCCGGGACAGGCTGCCGCTTCAGGCGAGTCCCAGGCTGCTACTCGCTGGGGTGCCGTCAGGCCGCAAGCGCGCTGCACGCCGACGCCATGCCCCCCTGCATGGGGGGCAGCTACTGGAGCCCCACGGCGCCGCGTGGGGGGGTATGGATCTGCACCCCCAGCCCAAACAACTCCCCAAGGGACAGCCGGAGACATATCTGCAGGGCGGCCTTCGTCGGAAACGCAGCCAGCGACCAGGGGCCAGAGCTTCCCTGCCACCCTACGCCGTCAGCCGTGGACGCAGGAAGCGGTGGCGAGGCGGCGCTGCCCCACGGCATGACGCTCAGCTTTCCCCGGCTCACCGCCTCCGTCAGCGACACGCGGCTGGACTCCAGACACCACGTGGCGGCAAGGTGCTGCGGTGTGGCCTCCCCCAGCGCGTCCGCGGTACGCCGCTCGACCGAGGGGGGCCGGACGTCCAGGGAAGCGGCGACCATGACCTCCCGTCTGGAGCTGAGAGACGCGGGGGTCCAGACGGGCCCCCCGGAATCCCCATCGCTCCACGTGTTCCCCAAAGTCAGCCTGGCGGGGGAAGACGGCGAGGCGGGCGTGGCCGaggaggggccgggggcggggcagacCTCGCCGGTGAAGGAAGTGCTGTGGGACGCGGAGGGCATGACGTGGGAGGTGTACGGGGCCGCCGTGGACCCCCAGGAGCTGGGCGTGGCCATCCAGAGACACCTGGAGCTGCAGATAAAGGAGGTGGCTGCCAGCCGGGCCTTGAAGCTCTCCCAGCGGGATGCAGGGAGATCCCAGCATGGCGGCCATCGTAAGAAGAAGAGCATGATAGCGTTGCTAAGGAAACCCATATGCTGCATCCGCCCCAGAACAACAGGGGACTGATGGGGTAATAACAACTACACCCGCCTGCACCTTACAATGCTGTCTGTACAATTACATTACCCCTTTAAGATGGGGATTACAATTATGCGATTAGaattttcttaactgaacattctaatgctgatgtactAATCAATGTAATTGAAAGCAAGGGAGTTCCAGACCACTGACTTCAAATGCTGacataaaaattttttaaaacattccaaaaaacctactcttcaaatggttTATTAAATTTATACCATTGTCATACAGACTGTACCATTATAATAAACAGGAGGGAAaggccacattttaaaatatttgtagacaatttaaatgcacttttgtaataCTATGTATCCCTTATAGATTTTATATCCTCTTGAGAACCAGCAGAAAAGAAgtttaagtttaatttttttttttttacacaatacaagtgtcttggatgacaaaaaaggcagtgagaatattttcaaaaatattattcattttatttttactgaatgtccCCTGCAGTGTGGGTTTCAGCACAGTATAATACATGGTCCTTGATATTAAGAACAgggactcatgtcccctacagggtaCAAGAATAAATTGCCGGGTCGTTAATAGTGTACTTTATAATgacgcttttctttttttcataatggTACAAATCtggtgttttctgtttgttaaaCCAGTGGTTCTCGACGTGGCCCCAGGCCACCAGTgtatgctgctgtttttttgttgcagtcAATCTCATGATCAATTAAAACCCTTGTTGAAACTACCTCATAATTTCTCCTTAACACAAATGGCTTGATTTCAGAGAGCAGGCATCCACACTTTCAGTAATTCAGAGCCCACTGATTTCACCTGTCTACATTTGAATCAAAGAAATATTCTAAAGGGATCATTTGCGGTATTGcacattaaagaaaataaaagcaacagctGAACTGAATGATTACGAGTACTTGGATATTAaaatgggacttttattcttcatggcagaCATAGATATTTCTGATATTCTGTGGCCTTAAGAGGATAAAACATAATTCAACAGTCAGCAGTGTTGAATCGAGAACAGCGAACAGCTTGTTATAATTCAGGGAGTTGCAGCTGtcattggaacaaaaaccaacacaGACTACAGAGCTCCACGGCCAAGTCTGAGAATCCCTGTATTAAACAATTGCCTGTTATTGTTACCTCAGGCTTACAAATGTCACAGCTCCAGCTGCCGGCAGTTGAAATGACAATAGCTTGAGGAGAATGATAATACACATTTATGATTACTCATGTGCGTTGGTGTGTACTGTCTCTTTTCCAAGGTCAGCTTTAAACCTGCATCCACTGGAACTCCCCATGGCCGCCTAGCCTGTTCTGAATGGATGCCACCAATGGATCGGCAGGCAAAATGATGCCACGATCACGTAAGCGATGGAACGCATTATGACGTCACGTTGTACTTTCACACAGCCTCGTTTTATTGCGAAACGAAACGACGGAATCTCGACCTACCGATCGCCGCCCCTCTCAAGTCCCGCTCTTTTGCCGCAACGCCTGCACCTCTCGTTCGAATCTGTGGCTTGCGCGGGTTTCAACAGACTGCATCGATGTTGGATTTCAGACGGGCGAGTACCATTAACACTCATGACTcaagaatgtataaaaatgtgcgCACACAGGCTATTCTGAGGATGGTTGGAATCATTCCGAGAAGTGTTTTGTCGAGAGACGGAATTATGGTTTCAAATGTCATCGTAAAAAGTGCAGTGGACTTTCATTGCATTATACCATTAAAGCATTTAATTTATTCCACCTGTTTTAAGctcacttcaattttgtttaagTGACTAATTTGAAAAGGAGTAAGTGTCTCATCCTTTGTGTCAAAGCCCTACTGAAAATGGTGTTTCCAAGCCTCATAGCCATTAATGTCCTCTGTTAAAATTCAACTGTCCAATCCACTCTAAGTGAATTGTGATCTGCAGCAGGGTATAAGTGTTAAAAATGGACTGTGTTACTTTTGTCATGaagagattcttttttttttttttaaaaccgtgTGCCAaccaataaaaaattattttgcttgATGCGGCATGTTTCATGTGTGCTCATTAGAAATATAAAAGCCACTCCAACCAACCCGTTAGAACGGTGACAGACAGTTTCAACACTGTTCTGAGTGGGCTGGGGGGCAGCAGAGTTTAATAGGATTCTTACTGGAGAGGACCCACATGTACACGTGCATAGGCTTTCTTTGTCAGTGATAAGTCAGATCCCTTTCTGGGGGTTAAACATTACATGGTGTATGGCAATATGTGAGCggcaaaatacacacatacatgttacTGCTGGtcttaaaatataaacaatgtgCCCATCAATGTCTTTCCTCACGCAGCGGCCAAAAAGCTTGCACCGAACCActtagtggaaaaaaaagaaaaatcacataaaaaatCCTATAATTTTGATACTTATGATGAGTCACCATCATTTAACAAAAGATACACTGAAAACCCACTTTATTCAGATGTGTTTCGTTTTAGACTGGGTGCCTGAAATTCACAGTCGCATTTATGTTTCCTTTCACAGTGAAACGGTAAAATTCATTTtaccaaaaagaaagaaaaaaaaaaagctataattacatttttaaaggtttaCCACTGTCCATTACTTTTTAGGATTAATATATTTACAAGGGTTCTCAATGCCTGTGGAAATCCTGATTTTTGATGCggattattattaatatcatgTTATCCAAAGCCTGTTTGGACTAAGCTTCCAGACACTGTTCAGAACATTGTCCAACgtactgttatttttatttaactgcaGTACACACAGTCAAGGTGACAACATAATGCACAAAGATGATGGACCAGTTACGTCTGAAAGATATCAcaccacactgcagtctgtgacGTCACCAGCGATCTTCACCGTAAGGCTTTTTGTGTGCAGCGCAGACTGCGGTCTAACAGTCGTTCACCCACCGGCATGTGCCGCGTTCCACGTCTTGATGCAGGCGCAGATCTGGATCGCTTTCATCGCAACTACCATAAATACTGCACAAGTTACATGGACCTCTGTGTCTGTTGTCACGGCAACCGTGAGAACAGTTCCAATCTGCCACCGATCTCCGATTGGACATTTTTAAACGTCACTTCTTTCctccaaacaacaaaaacttttgACCTTCATccgtaaaaagaaaaaaaaaacaaaaaaacgcacTGACGCGGTGTAGAATTCACATATGGATTTGCACGCTTAAATTAAAACCGGTAAAAACAGACTTGTCCCAAAATCCATAGGCTGATTTCATTTCACAGCTAATACTGCCCCTGAGCTGAAGTGTTGGGTTTCCTAGGGTCCATTCATGCTCCATGGTGCGGGCACAGAGCTAGCGTGGTGAGTGTGCAAGGGATAAGTTCCAGTCATGTTCTCTGAACGTCGGTCGGCCGGCCAGTCCTCCAACGTCCCAGCATGCCGAGTTTTCAGAAGTGGTTGGCCGAACCTCCCGTCAGGTGGTCCCAGTTGTTGTAGACGGCGTACGCTCCCGACAGCGCCAGGCCCACCAGGCCTCCCCTGGCCACGCCCCGCAGGCCACCTGCGGAGATCGAAACAGGGTGAAATTCGGGGAGCAGGCTCGTCGTTTATGCGCAAACCGCCGAGTCGGCGACAGAACGGAGTTTCGAGATTATCGCCGGATTCTCTCGTGCGCTATATTTGACTTTTCTGAATTCCCGCGGAGTTTCTCTGAGAGCGGGGAGCCGCGCGCCGTCGCTGTCTCTAGTCCGCGCGTGTGTTCCGGCCCGTCCCCTCCGCCGCCGCTCACCTGTGGACTTGTACAGCATGCCCGTCAGCGTCCCCGCCGCCACCGTGTTGATGTCGTCCTCCGCCCCCCTGGCCTTCTCGATCACGACGCCGAATGTGCTATACAGcagggctgcacacacaccacacaacacccacaacaacaccacacaccacccacacacgacacacacacacacacaccccacacaacacacaagaccaacaccacaacaacacaaccacacacatcacacacacacacacacacacatacagaccacacacacacacacacacacacacagaccacacacacacacacacacacacattattctAGGTGCACCCTCAGGAAGAGCATTGTAGGAGCACCGAACATGAGGGCCAGCTACCACACACCACAGCTTAAGGTAATATGAAATGACCATACCCAACAAGATGTCTACAAAATCATTTCAGTGACTGAAGAAAGTATTTCTGACAGGATACCGGTATTTTGGGGCCCAATAAAATGCTGGAAAggggtatatatatatctctgaGTGTTTCTCTCTGATGTTTGTGGATTCTGCATGCAGTTGACACTAAGACTTCAGCTCAAAATGTATACAATTACACAGTACAGTCCTTACACTACATTCACAATATGAATGAGGCACCAGTTAGGTAATTTGTCTATTAAAGGGTATTTGCCCACACAACGCGTATGCGTTCGCCCTGTGCACACATAGACGGCAAAAGCATTTTGGCTGAGGATGACAGGTTACCTATGCTGTCATGCTCTGTAAGTGATGCTTACAAAAAGTTATTTCTGCATTCACTATCAACAAGcctaaaactttatttttactactactaccactattataataattattattattcttattattattactaataatattACATGATACATTTCAACTTAGCAAATGGTGCCCCCACAGTTACACTCAACTGCACAATTCTGGTACAAAGACACAACGCCAAACATATGACTACCACATCAATGACTACCTGTTGCAGGTGAGCTTTGCATTGCAGAAGGCAAGGATACTCACCCAAAGAGCCCAGTGTGTTTGCCCATGATGCTCCTTGTCGCGTCACCATGTTAAGGATCCTGAGAAATGGAGATAAAAGTCACTCTCAGCAACAGTGCAGACAGAATTCAtcctgactgacacacacacacacagcagtgcagaCAGAATTCAgtctgacagacacacacacacacacacacacacacacacacacatttcccagAGGTGTTGGTGGGAGGTCTTAAATATTCATCTCCCTTGCAGGTTACAACTCAACTCCCTTGAGCACCACTGTAAAATAAGCAACTTCCTGGATGTTACTATGTtcagaaaacagaataaaaaaccCTGGTACAGCTGGTGAAGattaaagaaaacatatttgttgGCTTGTGCTTGTTACCGTCATTTAAGACGCTGCACGTGCTTGCGACAGACTGTGATTGACACTGATCCAGGTAGGTCAATAGCGAAGCAGAGAGTTTTCCCCAACTTGTCCAAGGAAATTAATCAATTATTcactttttaatattattttacctGGTATCTGAACAGAGACAttcattccaaaaaatatttttcccgtTAGTACAATGTGATAATGTTCCAAGTCGCCCTTAAAGTGGATCAGTCATACCCCCCTGATTTTGTCCCGTATAAAACAGCAACATCAGCTGTGGCTGCTTCCATCCGGCTATGCGGTGATCGCCACTTACTGCACATTGCGTGGTTTGGCCCAGGTCATGTCCCTGGTCTCCTTCAAGCCCATGCGAAGTCCATTGACTGCACCAAACGCAGCACCTGTGGAGGCAGGTCACATTAAACTAGATTACTTCCCCGCCTCACATGAGTAAAACTATATTATGCTTAAAACGCAttcaaaaaattgaaatataacaaaaacGTACACTGTTCCGGACATATATTACTATACAACAGAGTAACACATACAGGAGGTTGGCTATCAGATATGTATTCTAAACAGACgttctgaaatgttttaatttgaagaTTTCCTAAAAAATGTAATCCTCCGTAACCCACAAAAGAACTAACCAAAAGAAAATGTAGACAATGATGCAAGCTTTGAACGGCCATCGAAACAGTGCATCTCTGGGCAAATGGGACGCCTAAAATGACATGAACAGTGAACAaggaaaaaggaggggggggggtggtttgtggTGCTCACCAGTGATGCAGCACCCCCCAATAGTGAAGAAGGCCAGTTCAAATCGGCCGCGGGTCTTGCTGGCGCCGGTGGGCAGGATGAACTCTTCGGTGTCCTGTGAGCAACGTACAGGCGGGATGCCAAAATCACATCATGCGTCTGTTCTCTTTCGTTTCCAACTGGAGACTAACCACCGGCATGCCCGTTTGTGCGCATGACATTGTATCGAAGACAACCCCTCCATACTGGAACGCGATAGCCCGTCTGGTTGATCACTCCTAGTTCCAACTCTGTAGGTACCCCAAGCCAGTTTCTGGTCTTCTGCAGCCCCCTCTTAGCTCATAGGCCAGAGTAGCATTCAAGCGGCAGTGTTTTGCCGAGGGTGCTGATGGGAGGTGAAGTGCAGAACTCATCAAGCAGACTCGAGAAAATCTCAAACTTTGGACTTCATCACCCAGCATGTCCACTGTGCAATGCTTTATGGCACACTGCCTTTTGAATACTGCCTTGCTACATGTTTCAGCAGGCTTGTAATTTTTTCCCTGGTTGACCACTTAAACACTTCAGCCAATCCCAATGAACAGGGACGGTTGTGAGACTGGCACATTTTCTTTATATGATAATTAAGCAATCTCATGATGTTGCCACAGTATTGATTTCATCGCTCTGTATTACCAAGTGTCTGACTTGTAACAAGTACACGTTCCCACTATGAGTCTCTCCTACATTACACATGAATTTATTATAACACACAATATAAGCACATTACCACGTGTTTATATTACTCGTAGGTCCTGCCATAGTCAATGGAAGAAATTATTCGACACTGCATAAATTGATCGGCGGTCGAGATAGAGACGACCCTGACAAAAATCACAAGGTCGTCAGGCTGACCAACTTGATGGTGTCAACAATTAAAGTGCAAGCAAAAGGCTCAAAAGACTGCCAAAACATGCTGCCAAAGACTGTACAGAAGGTACGGCGCTCATGGATTCAAGCTTACCTGGACCAGGTAACGAGGATCCACATTGAGGTAGGGGGAAAGAGGGCTCATTCCAGTTACTGGGAGGAAACATGATTTTACAAATGACTACCATTAGTAGCAGACACTCACGTACGCTCGAAAGCTGTACAATGGAAACAAATAGTTTAAAACAGAACGTAACACGGCCAGTTAAAATGTAAAGTGTGGGTAACAAGCTGTGGTCTCACACCACTGCCGACAGTAGAATGTTCCGGCTGACCACAGTAACGATAACGCGAAAAGAATGGATTCGAGCTTTTCAAGGAAGGAAAAACATTACCTGTGATACTGTACTTAAGAGTCCAAACACATACATAGTTGTTCAATATATTTGGTTCAATGGCGTTTGTGATACAATGACCAATAATACCCGCTTATCTGAGGTGGTATACGAATAATGGTGGTTAGTTCCATACGTTAACTAGCCAGCAGCTAACGTCAGCACCGATCTTCAAAGATAGCGAACACCCACTGTATATAACTTACATGGCACCCCGGCGAGCTCAGAGTGAGAATATTCGGGGGACGCGCCCCCCAATAGGCTCCCGAATCCACCTTTGTACCCGCTTGATCCTGGTCCGTTGttgtccatttttaaaaaaatacagcccAAAGAAAGTAACACGTTTTCTGAACAATGACAAAATAAGCAGAATACTAGCTAGCTCCCGCGTTAGCTAGCCTAAATTAGCCGAGCCGGCTTAGAGGTTTGACAGGTTGACTAACTTAGACCTATCCCTCAGTTAGTTATGTCTGGTTACTGGTAAATACTCAGCTACGTATTAGCCctcttcattaaaaataatgtcttCGAAAACACTCAATCAGTGTTCATTGACTCATGTCATtctttacagtacagtaaattactCCCTGCTTTCTCTCGCTGACCTCCACCAGAGATACTAGATAAAAATGGGCTAAGAAACCACGCTGTGCCGCAAAGCAAGTACTGCATCAACAATTACGTAACCCAAATTAACTTTCTGTACTTTGACATAATGATCATGATAATTTACTCAGCACCAATAGGTTTCAGTTTAGACTAATAGCTGGGTATGTATATTTCCGACGATTCCAAAAGGAAATTTTGAAGTCAAACGATATTGTATGAATAGCGTTACTTAAATGTATTCACGACAGTAGCTACGACAAGCATGTACTTGACAAAAGATGGTGGTAGAAATGAAAAGATACACATGTTATAAGACAATGGGAAACGCACGTTGTTGTCGGCAAAGTCAGATATTATTTTACGATTTAAATCTGCATTGCACCACTTATGCGACAACCTCTACGTACATAGTAAAAGTCTGACTAGATACCAACCCATTCTGGTAGCCTACAGATCAAGGCGGAATTTTTAACCTCCTTTCACTGAACACCCAGTGAACGGTAGGCTAGATAAATGgctggtataaaaaaaaatgacatggtaaaatatgtatgtgtgttccaCAAGATGGCAGCAAAACCCAGGATACCACTGGATCCATGCACCCAAGCCatggtgtgtactgtatgtcccAAGTAATTTGGAggtgaaaacaaatttttaaaattgtttgcaTCCCATTAAATATGTAATGTCATAACTAAAAAAGACATCCAAgagtttatttttctcaaatgtaTTTGTGCAAATATGTGACTTGCTTTCTAGGCTATCCTGTGACTCCTAGGAGTGACCATAAAACACAGAATCCCCTGTCTCCCTTCACAAGACCAGAGTGGTAAAGGACAATTACTGGACAACTTACACCTCTTTTCATCTATTTGATTCCCACTAGAAGCCTTGCGTGTCTTGTATATATAGCGGCATTTCggttttttttatatgcaatAAGTGTCTGTACTTCTGTTTTTCCAATGTTTGTAATGGTTTCTCTGCTCAATCATGTGGATTTAGCAATGTGGCTATAGCTAGTTGACTGTCGAATTACAGAATGGAAGCTGGTGTTTTTCTTAGGAAGGTTTTCAGTCTCTTTTGAATTACTGTAAAGTGCCTTTGGgtctttgaaaaagaaaatataaataagaatGAATGAAGAGGCAGTGGCTGGTAGCATGTACTTCAGTAACAGCATGTTTGTTTGCTGTCCTATGAATTAGCAGAGGATACCGCAGTGATGAAACCAACCaatgaacacagccaggcaTTCCAAATCTTGAGAAAGGAGGAAGTCTGGTGAAGATTAATTGGAAAATGGGTAAGATAGTTAAAGAACTGAAAGACAAGCTATGTGCCAAGacagctttcattttcaaagcacAGCAaagctttctttctctcccttcagcATGAAAGCACTCAGGCCACTTAAGGTTCATGGGAGATGGGCGATGGAGGAATTTGCTTCTGGGGGCCAGGAAAACAAAAGCCTTATTTAAATTCAGGTACTGTAGCTAGGGTTTGGACCTCGATGTGGAGAAATAAAGTTTACCATTGTTGTCAAGCTCACAGGCTGGGACTTCCTGGCATCCTCACTAAATCGCCCATGCTTTCTGTGGGAGCAGAAACAGCTCACTGTTCTTCAACAAAAAGGGTATTGAGGCAGAGGAAGATGGCCTCTGCAGGCCTGCTGAATGCTAACTTTAACCAAGCCAACAGAGCTTTGCCCACTaagaaaatggctgctctgGTGGGAAACAGCATTGATGTCATCATGGGtcattatttgttaattttttttgtagctttttTCCCCGTTTCATTTATGTCAATTATATTGAACTTCATggtcctcccctcccccatccttgacaaaaaagaaaaacaaccttAGTGTGGCACGGTCTCCATGGAGATGTGACAACAAAACTTGTCAGCGGGACGAGATGGGGGTGGCTTCTGTTCTCTTTTAAAGAGATCTTATGGAAGATGAAAGGAGGAGTGATTCAGCAGGGTTCTGAAGCCCCCTTCACCCCCTTTACCTTCCTCCCCTCCTTCATttcttttggagaaaaaaataaagtcttGATTCAGTCTTTATCGGGAGACATTTGCTGTGCATTGACTCCAAGAGTCACTCTGTGATTCTCTTAAAGTCATAAAGTCCCTAATAATTAAAGGGgtgttacacagtaaaatgaccagtgttaattgaactctaaCAGACAGCGTTAGTTCAACTCTTATTCAATAACATTTGGGCCCCCATCTGGAATGTGGGtccaaatgttatttgttaagagttgaattaacactggacattttactgcgtatGGGTTGCCTTTGGTTGGGAATGGTAATGCCTTTAGAATAAAACCAATGAATAGCCAGCATTAACTGCATGAGGTTCTGATGGGCTACACGAGGCCCTGTCacaatttgtcat
Protein-coding sequences here:
- the timm23a gene encoding mitochondrial import inner membrane translocase subunit Tim23 encodes the protein MDNNGPGSSGYKGGFGSLLGGASPEYSHSELAGVPLTGMSPLSPYLNVDPRYLVQDTEEFILPTGASKTRGRFELAFFTIGGCCITGAAFGAVNGLRMGLKETRDMTWAKPRNVQILNMVTRQGASWANTLGSLALLYSTFGVVIEKARGAEDDINTVAAGTLTGMLYKSTGGLRGVARGGLVGLALSGAYAVYNNWDHLTGGSANHF
- the LOC135247514 gene encoding G protein-regulated inducer of neurite outgrowth 2, which translates into the protein MADTKPPASERFSPCGHLGSGGAIADDDDDLGVPIFHLSKSLTDVATDPRDGEEAARCRPDLRKSASSAVCPQEAPETPWTPELAYRGVAGTPPLGSAPMSTAAANHLRPCKGRGLVPGGHLPQTASSSRDLRGERQDQALQRSHSVCLHAAREARSRGLGSCSEAGLTCSGTGCRFRRVPGCYSLGCRQAASALHADAMPPCMGGSYWSPTAPRGGVWICTPSPNNSPRDSRRHICRAAFVGNAASDQGPELPCHPTPSAVDAGSGGEAALPHGMTLSFPRLTASVSDTRLDSRHHVAARCCGVASPSASAVRRSTEGGRTSREAATMTSRLELRDAGVQTGPPESPSLHVFPKVSLAGEDGEAGVAEEGPGAGQTSPVKEVLWDAEGMTWEVYGAAVDPQELGVAIQRHLELQIKEVAASRALKLSQRDAGRSQHGGHRKKKSMIALLRKPICCIRPRTTGD